Below is a genomic region from Prochlorococcus marinus str. MIT 0918.
AGCAAACAAACCCAAGCAAACAAGATGCTTGTTAAAGCTCCTGATAAAAAGCTCAATGGTCCTTTTTTGGGTTGCTGATTATTTTCGGCAGTAACTTCCTTTAAATTTTCCTCAGAGCCTGAATTAATATCTTTTTGACTAGGGTCATTCAAAGACATAATGTAACCCCCTTAGACCTAAAAGAACAACACCAACCATTAAAGCCTAGAGATTCTAGCTTTTTCTGATTCTTTTTAAATTCTATTTGAGCTGAATCTAAGTTAGCAAAAACAGCAAAACAACTTGGTCCTGATCCACTCATAGCTAATGAAAGAACACCATTAAGAGAAGAAAGGAAATGCAAACCATTTCTTACTGCTGGGGTAATAGGTTCTATAACTTTCTGAAGATCATTTTTTAATGGTGGTGGATTTAAAGAAGTTAATGGATTAATCCAAGAAACCTCTCTAAGAAATTTCCGCCTAACTTCAAAATCTTTTTCTAAATTCAAATAATTAGTGCTATTAAGTTCCTTATACCTTGAATAAGCCCAAGGAGTCGAAACTGATGTTTTAGGGTCCTTTACAAGGATGACTGCCATAGAATCATCCCCTTGCGATACTGGCTCTACTAATTCTCCTCTCCCAAAACAAAATTGAGTTCCACCTCTCAAACAAAAAGGAACATCCGAACCCAGTTCTGCTGATAATTCTTCTAATTGTTTAATAGAAAGACCAAGTTGCCACAACTCATTAAGTCCTAACAGCACAGCAGCTCCATCACTAGATCCACCTGCAAGTCCTGCCCCAATTGGAATATTCTTTTTCAGATAAATCTCAACCCCTAATTGTTCATTATTAGAAACTCGTCGTATTAATTTTGCCGCTTTAATAATTAAATTATCATCATTTAGACTTAAGTTTGGATTATCACAACTTAATTTAATTTCACTATTAGTAGTTTTAAAAAATTCAATTTCATCAAAAAGATCGATACTCTGCATCAACATAGCTAGCTCATGAAAGCCGTCTTTACGAAGTCCAAGGATTTCTAAATGCAAATTCACTTTTGCAGGCGCAATAACTTTTAAAGAAGTATCAAATGTTTTATAGGAATTATTAGTGCTCATTTTCAGCCAACTCCAATTTTTCTATGCCCTTTGCTAATCCCACCCAAAGTTTTGGTGAAATCTCTTGAGGCCTTTCATTAAGACTAAACCCTTGAGATTCAGCAATTGTTTCCAATTTATTTAATGGACATATACCTATTAATGTATTTTTCAATTTTTTTCTTCTAGATGAAAATGCTCTTCTCAATAAAAAGTCTATTTTCTTTTCCAGTTTATAATCCAATCTCTCAGTTTCATTCAATGGGTCTAAAGCAATTACCTGTGAGTAAACTTTTGGAGAAGGAGTAAAACATCTTGGAGGGACCTCACAAACACTGCGGCACTTTGCTAATAATTGAAGTCTTACACTCATAGCGCTAAAATTACTCTTGCCAGGTAAAGAAACTATTCTCTGAGCAACTTCTTTTTGCAAAAGAAGCACTAGACGGTGATATTTCATCTCTGGAGGTGAACCTAAACGACCAATTAGCCTTCCTAATAGAGGTGATGTGATGTTGTAAGGAATATTTGCTACAACTTTATTCAATTGTTTTCCATCTGGCGGTTTTAATGAAATTGATAAGACATCCCCCTCTTGCAAAGTAAATCGAGACTCATTTTCAAAGCGTTTCCTCAATCCAACAACCAAATCAACATCCAATTCAATTCCATGTATCAATTCAACACTTGACTCAATCAATTTTTTAGTAAGAGCTCCACGACCAGGGCCTATCTCTAAGACTCTGTCAAGTGACTTCAGATCAGCTGCTTCGATAATTTTCTCTAAAATACTTTCATCTTTAAGCCAATGCTGGCCAAATCTCTTGCGTGGTGAATGCCCTGAAAACGACATGTTTTTCTCCTTACAGAAATCGCTTAAAGCTCAAAACAGCAATGAAATTATTAGCGAAATATCCATACACTTAATTAATTGATTGATTTTCAAATACAATAAAAACCATTCTAACTCTTCAAAGCACATATACCTATAACAAATGGCCTTTGACTCTCACAGTCTTGAACGTCTACGTGATTTAGGACGTAAACTACCTAAGTCACTAGCAACTCCTAAAAGTAGCTCTAAAGAAAAAGCCTCAAAACAGCATCCCATTGAAACTGAACTAAACCCTCAAAAACTCTTCAGAGAGTTAATTAAAGCCAGCTCCGACGGCACAATCCCCCCTCACTTAATTAATCGTCTAAAGCAAACTGAGTTACTGCATTCAGAAACACCACAACACTTAAAACATCAAACTAATAAGTCAAATACTTCTTCTGAAATCAGTCCTCATATTCCTAAGGAAAAACAACCCAAGCAACTTTCTCAAAAAGATGACCTTTATATTTCTTTTGAAAGATTGCTTCTAGAAGAAGACTAATGTTCTCTTTTTTCAACATTTCTAATAAATAGTGTTCAACCCATCTCGGTATCGAATTATTGCTGTAGGAAAAATTCGTAAGTCATGGATACAAACTGCTCTTAATCTTTACATAAAAAGGCTTCCTGGTTTATTAATTACTGAAATAAAAGACAGCAATATCAATAAAGAAGCACAAGCTATTCGCTCTTCACTAAAGCAGGATGAATTATTAATTGCTCTTAGCGAAGAAGGTGAGTCTTTAACTTCTATTGCTTTTTCAAATCGGCTACAAAAGCTTGGATCCCAACGTATTGCCTTTATTATTGGAGGCCCTGATGGCTTATCACCTGACATCAAGAGCCTTGCTCATTATTGCTTTAGCATCTCTCCCATGACTTTCCCTCATGAGATAGCAAGGTTTTTACTTTTAGAGCAAATATATAGAGCAACAACTATTGCCAACAGGGGCCCTTATCACAGGGAATAAGTCAACTAGTAGCGCACAACCACACGAAGACCTACACATATACTATACTAGTACATGAGTACTGATTAAGCTATGCTTTTTGTCCAAGGAGTAAGCCCTTCCCAGCTTGAGAGGTCAAAAAAAGTCTTTCCTTTAATGCAAGAGCATATCGAAGCAGGCTTTCCTTCACCCGCTGATGACTACATTGATATAGGTATTGACTTAAATGAGGAATTAATACGCCATCCATCAAGCACCTTTTTCCTTCGAGTAAAAGGTCAATCAATGAGCAATGCAGGGATATTAGATGGGGATCTATTAATCGTTGATCGTAGTCTAGATCCAAAACCAGGCCGAATTGTAGTGGCAATAATTGATGGATCTTTTACTCTGAAAAAATTAACTTATCAAAAAGGGATTCCCTACCTAGAAGCAGAACACCCTAATTATCCATCAATTGATTTACGTCATCACGACAATGTCCAAATTTGGGGAGTAGCAATATATTCTATTCATAGCCTGGGCCATATAAGTAACTAAAAGGATTTATGGCAATAGCACTAATTGATAGTAATAATTTTTATGCTGCATGCGAACAAAGCATCGATCCATCAACACATGGCCGACCATTAGTAGTCTTGTCAAATAATGATAGTTGCATCATCGCCCGAAATGCTGCTGCAAGGCAACTTGGCATCTCAATGGGACAGGCATATTTCAAAATACGTCATAAGCTCAAAACACTTGATGTTGAAATAAGAAGCTCAAACTACGCACTATATGGTGACATGAGTCAACGCTTAATGAATCTCATAAAAGCTAACTGTGAAGAAGTAGAGGTTTATTCAATTGACGAAGCATTTGTAAAAGTACAGAGACCTTCTAATCACGATCTCAAATTTTGGGCACAACAATTACGTGAATTAATCTACCAAAACTTAAGTCTACCAATAGCCATCGGAATTGGCTCAACAAAAAGCCAAGCAAAACTAGCAAACTATATAGCTAAAACAATGTCAGATTATGCGGGTATATTTGATTTGGAGGTAGCTGTTAATCAAGATGATTGGCTTGAAAAGATTGCAATAGAAAATGTTTGGGGGGTTGGGAAAAAATTAGCGTACTGGTGTCGATCACAAGGAGTTAATAATGTTAAGCAATTTCGAGACATGCCAAAAAATTTACTAAAAACGAAGTTTGGCATAACAGGTATACGTTTACAACATGAATTAAAAGGAAAAACATGTCTAGAACTCTCAACAAAACCGATAGCAAAGAAAGAAATCTGTGTTAGCAGAAGCTTTAGCCACCCTATAACTAATATAAAAGATTTGCGTCAGGCCATAGCAATTCACACAATACGTGCAAGTCAAAAATTAAGAAGTCAGAAATTACAAGCCAACACTATTACCATATTTACTCGCACTAGCCATTATACATCAACATTTTATAGTCAATCAGCAAGTCAACATCTAAATATAGCTAGCAATGATACGCAACTACTTTTATCTGCGAGTCTTAATCTAACAAAACAAATATTTCATTCTAATCGCTTACTAATGAAAGCAGGTGTAATCATGCAGAACCTTCTAAGTGAGGACTCTCTTCAGCTAAATTTATTTTCAAAATATAGTGCTGAACATAAATTAAGGCAAGAATGCCTAATGAAGGTAATTGATAGGCTAAACAAACGCTATGGACAAAATACAATCAATTGGGCAATATGTGGGGCAAATAAAGATTGGGAAATGTGTCGTAAACATTTGAGTGCTTCAGCAACAACACGTTTTAAAGAAATTCCCATTGTAATCGCATGACTTTCTATAAAAGCAATAAGATCAAGTATTATAAGTACAAGCAAATATCAAGATTGCAAACAACATGTTGGAATTCCTTATATTTCTTAACTCAAAAGAAGAAAAAATATTAGACTTAATTCAAAAAGCTAATTACAAGATAGTAGAGAACAGTCCTTTATGTCTTATAGATAATAAATTCTTTGGTTTTTTAAAAAAAAAGGAAAAGATAGTAGTCATATGTACAAAAAATGCTAAAGACTATGGTGGCTACAATTTTGCTAAGGACAATGCAACCGGGGGGTCTTTCAAAACTGGTCTAATGATAAGAAGAGCATTAAGGCACGAATCTGTACATATTGCTCAGGAATGTAATGATGATAATTTAATTAATAGCAGTAAAGGCCAAGAAATAAGCCCTTACAAACTAAATGCTTTAAGAGCTTCCGTTCAATTAGTAGGTAATCCAGAATTAGAGTATGAAGCTTATTCAATGGAAGACAACCCAAGGAAAATAATATCTGCTTTAAAAAGGTTTTGTTTTTAACTTAATCAATCAAAAGAAAATAAACTGCTAAAAAAATTATGCTGTAATAGTTTCTTTACCTTGATCAAGAGAGCATCTTTGTTGATCTAAATAAAGAATATGTTTACGTTCTGTATAATATAATTCCTGAAATGTTAGGGCCTCAATATTTAATCTTTCAAACATTTCATTGATTTTACTTTCCATATCATATTTCTCAGTAGGTTGTTGTTTCTCTTGCTCAATAAGTACAGAAAGGCAGGTTTCGAGAGTCTCTAATCTTTGCCCGCTCCAAGCCTCAATTAAGTGTCTACATCGTTTTAATGATTTCTGACGTTCTAAAACAGCTAATGTCCCTTGTAACTGAAGAAGAGGGTTTTCTATAGAAACCAACTGAAACTCATTAAGTTCTAAAAAGCATGTAAGCGTAGAACTAAGCGCAATATTGTTATTAGAAACAAGTTGGTCTAAAAGTTTTTCAGGAAGATCAATTTCTGACAACTCATTTCCTTTGTTGTCACCTCGAGCAATTGATTCTAGAAGAGTAGAGCCTAAAATCGCCTCTTCTAATTCGCTAATCGCAACCCAAAGCAATCTATGATGGTGAAGAGCAAAATCCTCAAGCTCTCTTTGTCTTAATTCCATACGAATAGAAGCCCGATGATTAGGACAATGCAAATAAAGCCTGAAAATCTGAGCTTCCGTACGTTCCCTTAAAGATGTCTCACTAGGCAACTCAAATCGACTAGCCCGGCCATGCCATCTTTGTCCTTTTATCTGTGTTCTAAGATCTTCTTCTAATTGCAAAGCTAACCGCGCTTGACCGCCACTTAGAAGCTCAGCCACCTTCTGCAAATAGTGAGAACGTAAAGCTGACTGAGGCAATTTACCTAATAACTGCACTAATCCACTAACAGCCTTCTGAAAGTGATCAGCTTTGCTTAAATCAAGTCCCTTTAATACCTGATCTATTTTCCAATCAATCCAAAGAGGAGACTTCTCAATAAGAGTTTTATAGTCAAACGCTGAATGCTCTTGAAGATAGTCATCTGGATCTTTACCAGAAGGAAGCTGTAAAATCCTTAATTCCAACTGACCCTGCATAGCAAGCTGCTCGACTTCTCCTATAGCTCTATTTGCAGCTGAAATCCCTGCTCTATCTGCATCAAAATTAAGTATTATTCTTTTACTATCACTACAACGACATAGCTGTTTAATCTGTTGGTTACTAAGAGCCGTGCCTAAAGCTGCAACTGAATTATTAATGCCAGCTGCATGGAGAGCAATGACATCAAAATACCCTTCTACAACTATTGCCTTATCAACTTTTCTAATTGTATCGGCAGCTTTATTTAATCCAAAGAGATGTTTTCCTTTTTCAAAAATCTCAGTTTCTGGTGAATTCAAATATTTAGGTTCTGATCCGTCAAGACTTCGTCCACCAAATCCAATAACACGCCCTTGTCGATCATGAATTGGAACAATAAGACGATTCCTAAAACGATCATAAAAACCATCTTTCCCTTTCCGCGGAACAATAAGACCAACTGCAATTAGTAAATCAGTGGAAATATTCTCAACATCAACCATATATCTCAAAAGTCCATCCCATCTATTAGGAGCAAAACCAAGTTCAAATCCATCAATTGTTCCTTTACTCAAGCGACGATCTTTTTGCAAATATTCCAACGCTTGAGATCCTGTTGAATGATGTAATTGATTACAAAACCAACCTTTTGTAAGCGAAAGAATTTTAAAAAGCTTTTCTCTTCTTGAAAGATCTTGACGTAAACGTTCCTGCTGAGCGCCTTCTAAAGTTTCAATTGGAAGTTGGTATTTTCTCGCCAAATCAAGAACAACTTCAACAAAGCTCTGCTTATTAAGTTCCATAAGGAACTTAATAGAATTACCTCCAGCACCACAAGAAAAACAATAATAAATCTGCTTCGCAGGAGAAACCGTCATGGAAGGCCTGCTGTCATCATGAAAAGGACAAATCCCAACGAATTCTTTACCTTTTTTCTTTAAAACAACATGTTCTCCTACGACATCTACAATATCAGCTCTTTCCTTAACAGAATCTAAAGTACGTTGATGGAGTCGTAGGTTTCTCATTATGCAATTATGAAGTACATACAGTAATGGATTTAAATAGGATTGAGAACTTTATTTAAATGTGCGCAAAAGACATCTAAGCAATTAAATCAAATAATTCTCGCACTAAAAATAAAATCCTTATAGCCTTATGAACCTACAAATAAGTAAAGAGAATCAAAAAATTAACACTCATGGTGTTTTTACTTTAATAGGAAGTGCTCTTGCCTTCAGCCTGATGACAGTTTGCATCAAGCAACTCAACGGGAGAATCCCTGTTGCAGAGCTAATCTTCTTCAGGTCTTTATTCAGCATAATAACTACAAGATTAATGATGATAAAGGATGATATAAATCCTTGGGGGGCAAATAAAAAATTACTTATATCTAGAGGGTTGATAGGAACAGCTGCATTATTTTGTGTTTTTAAAGCGGTCGAATCACTATCACTTGCAGCAGCAACAATAATTCAATATACATATCCAGTATTTTCTGCAATATTAGCTTGGCCATTTCTAGGAGAAAAAATAAGGAGTAAAATCATATTTGCGATAATTCTTGGTTGGATAGGTATACAAGTTGTAGTTCACCCACTTTGGACAAGTCCTTCATCCCAGAATCTTACCTTCTTGCCAATAGGTATTGCTTTAGGTGGCGCATTCCTTACTGCGCTTGCATATGTAACAGTGCGTAAGTTATCAAAATCCGAGCATCCTTTAGTAATTGTTTTTTATTTTCCATTAATTTCAATCCCAGTAACTTTGCCATTCTTATTTCAGCAAGGAGTTATTCCACAAGGGGATGAATGGATATGGATTTTAGGAATAGGTGTTTTTACTCAGCTGGGGCAATTATTGATTACACAAGGTCTTTCTCTCTTGCCTGCTGGACATGCAGGGTCGATAAATTATTCTCAAGTTTTTTTCGCCTCACTCTGGGGTACCATATTTTTCTCAGAGCCTGTAACACTTTATTTAGTTATAGGAGCTGCATGTATTCTCTTGGCAACATTAATATCTTTAAGCGATTTACCAAATTTCTAATAAGATAAAACAAAGGTAATCGACGCTATGAAATTTTTACTGGCACTAGCTTGTTCTCTAAGTTTCTGCTCAACTGCACTTGCAAATGAATCTCAAGCAGGATTCTCTAGGTCTAGAACATGTACAAGGAATGAATATAGAGAGCAATATTTTCCTGGAACAGAAAAATCTCCTGGCTATGTAAAAAGTTGGAATGAGACAGTAGAAGTACCATGCAAAGGTTCATCAGCAAACTACAAAGGTGCGATACCTCAAGATGTTGACAATAATGACTGTAAAGAAGGCTCACTGATAGGAGGATTGCTCGGAGCAGGGCTAACTATGTCTGGCACACGAGGTAAAGACAGATGGTGGGCCGTCCCAGCAGGAGGAGCAGCAGGTGCAATGATTGGATGTTCGATTGATGGAGGTTAATTTGATATAAAAACCGCTTATGATTAGCTGGCTAAAGGGAGAAACAATTGAGCACTGGAGGCATGGAGCTCGGGTAGGAGTAATACTTAATTGTTCCGGTATTGGTTATGAAATTCAACTTTTAAGTAGAAATCTTAAATTACTTAATGGTTCAAATATATTGACTCTATGGATTCATCATGTACAACGTGAAGATGGGTCAACTCTAATTGGATTTATTGACAGAGCTGATAGGGATGTTTTTAGGAAATTAATAAGTGTAAGTGGAGTAGGAACTCAACTTGCAATAGCACTTCTTGAAGCCAACCATGCCAAAAAATTAGTCTTAGCAATTGTACAAAAAGACAGTGCTCACCTTACAAAATCTCCAGGAGTAGGCAAACGCACTGCAGAAAGACTTATAATCGAACTTAACAATAAACTCTCTGAATTTATAAAAGATGAAGTTGATCTACAACAGAAAAGTTGCTCTAGTTTAGATGAGGATATAAATAGTGAAATTATAGATGAAGTAAAAAGTGCTTTATTAAATATAGATTATAAAGACTCGGAAATTGAAACAGCACTAAAATCATTATCGATTAAATTAAGATCCACTAAATCAGGAAAAGAAAAAAAAGTGACTAAACCAAAAAGCCTTGATTTCGAGACCCTTCTCAAAGAAACTCTTGTTCTAATAAATAAAGAGACTGGATAGAAAGGTGGTCAAGGAGTTAGATTAGGTAATTATTTAGCATTTCAACAGTAAATCCTCCTTACAAACATGGCGCTCAATACTCAAGCAAAGCAAGAAATCATCAACAAACACCAAACTCACGGGACTGATACAGGCTCTGCTGAGGTACAGGTGGCAATGTTAAGCGAAAGGATCACTCAACTCAGCAAACACCTTCAAAGCAATCTCCATGATTTTTCTTCTAGGCAAGGATTACTAAAAATGATTGGCCAAAGGAAAAGACTTCTTAGTTATGTAAAAAGCAAAAGTTTAAATCGATACAATGCTCTCGTTAGCAAACTTGGTCTTCGAGGCTAATAGGCTGACTAAATTAAAAAACCTCATAAAAACAACATGACAGAAAAATATACTAAAAAAAAGAATGTAAGTTCATCCAATATTGCCCCTAAGCGTGTACGCAAATCATCTATACCTAAAGAAGTCGCCAACAGAATGGCAAGGAGAATAGCCTTTACTACAGGTATACCTACTTTTTTAGGCATGGGGGTATTTATATTAAGTTATTGGTTAATTATCAAAGGGATAACAGATGTTCCTCCATCAATAACCCTAACAAGCTCAGCAATCTTTTTTTTAACAGGTCTATTTGGATTAAGCTATGGAATTCTTTCCGCAAGTTGGGAAGAAGCATCAGGGAGCTTATTAGGTTTCGAAAATATTCGACCAAATATTAAAAAGATGCGTAGTGCATTTAAACCTGTAAATCCTTCAAATGAATAGAAAAGTTTAATTAACCAAGCTTTTACTACAAGTTGCATTAAAGGATATTTGATTCAAGGACTCAATTAAAGCATTAGGGTCTTTCACACAAAACTGATGGCCTAAGCGAATATATTTGTTCTTTTTATAATCTTTAATTACAGCAACAACAGGAACTTTAACTCCAAGCTCATCCTTTGAAGGGCGATGTTTATATATACATTCTCTCAGACGATGTAGGTATTCAATATTACCAACCTGCTCAGGTAATAAATCTATTAATACAAATCTCATTTCATCTATTGAACGACAGTCATCAACGATTAATTGAACTTTTTCATCTCTTCTATCAACTCCCCCCCAAAGAAGTAATCGAGCTTCAGTTAACAAATGATCGGAGAGCCTCATATAACTCTTTGGGAAAACCACAGCTTCACAAGAACCTGTTAAATCTTCTAGCTGTAAAATAGCCATTCGATCACCTTTTCTAGTATTAACCACTCGCATATCTGTAATCATTACAATTACACTTACTTTTGATTTATCTTTTTGCTCATCCAAATCAATTAAACCAATCGGAGCAATAAGTTTGGCTGGTGAAGAGAGTTGTTTAAGAGGATGATCAGACAAATAAAAAC
It encodes:
- the ispE gene encoding 4-(cytidine 5'-diphospho)-2-C-methyl-D-erythritol kinase, whose translation is MSTNNSYKTFDTSLKVIAPAKVNLHLEILGLRKDGFHELAMLMQSIDLFDEIEFFKTTNSEIKLSCDNPNLSLNDDNLIIKAAKLIRRVSNNEQLGVEIYLKKNIPIGAGLAGGSSDGAAVLLGLNELWQLGLSIKQLEELSAELGSDVPFCLRGGTQFCFGRGELVEPVSQGDDSMAVILVKDPKTSVSTPWAYSRYKELNSTNYLNLEKDFEVRRKFLREVSWINPLTSLNPPPLKNDLQKVIEPITPAVRNGLHFLSSLNGVLSLAMSGSGPSCFAVFANLDSAQIEFKKNQKKLESLGFNGWCCSFRSKGVTLCL
- the rsmA gene encoding 16S rRNA (adenine(1518)-N(6)/adenine(1519)-N(6))-dimethyltransferase RsmA codes for the protein MSFSGHSPRKRFGQHWLKDESILEKIIEAADLKSLDRVLEIGPGRGALTKKLIESSVELIHGIELDVDLVVGLRKRFENESRFTLQEGDVLSISLKPPDGKQLNKVVANIPYNITSPLLGRLIGRLGSPPEMKYHRLVLLLQKEVAQRIVSLPGKSNFSAMSVRLQLLAKCRSVCEVPPRCFTPSPKVYSQVIALDPLNETERLDYKLEKKIDFLLRRAFSSRRKKLKNTLIGICPLNKLETIAESQGFSLNERPQEISPKLWVGLAKGIEKLELAENEH
- a CDS encoding 23S rRNA (pseudouridine(1915)-N(3))-methyltransferase RlmH — its product is MFNPSRYRIIAVGKIRKSWIQTALNLYIKRLPGLLITEIKDSNINKEAQAIRSSLKQDELLIALSEEGESLTSIAFSNRLQKLGSQRIAFIIGGPDGLSPDIKSLAHYCFSISPMTFPHEIARFLLLEQIYRATTIANRGPYHRE
- a CDS encoding LexA family protein, with translation MLFVQGVSPSQLERSKKVFPLMQEHIEAGFPSPADDYIDIGIDLNEELIRHPSSTFFLRVKGQSMSNAGILDGDLLIVDRSLDPKPGRIVVAIIDGSFTLKKLTYQKGIPYLEAEHPNYPSIDLRHHDNVQIWGVAIYSIHSLGHISN
- a CDS encoding Y-family DNA polymerase; this translates as MAIALIDSNNFYAACEQSIDPSTHGRPLVVLSNNDSCIIARNAAARQLGISMGQAYFKIRHKLKTLDVEIRSSNYALYGDMSQRLMNLIKANCEEVEVYSIDEAFVKVQRPSNHDLKFWAQQLRELIYQNLSLPIAIGIGSTKSQAKLANYIAKTMSDYAGIFDLEVAVNQDDWLEKIAIENVWGVGKKLAYWCRSQGVNNVKQFRDMPKNLLKTKFGITGIRLQHELKGKTCLELSTKPIAKKEICVSRSFSHPITNIKDLRQAIAIHTIRASQKLRSQKLQANTITIFTRTSHYTSTFYSQSASQHLNIASNDTQLLLSASLNLTKQIFHSNRLLMKAGVIMQNLLSEDSLQLNLFSKYSAEHKLRQECLMKVIDRLNKRYGQNTINWAICGANKDWEMCRKHLSASATTRFKEIPIVIA
- a CDS encoding serine hydroxymethyltransferase, giving the protein MLEFLIFLNSKEEKILDLIQKANYKIVENSPLCLIDNKFFGFLKKKEKIVVICTKNAKDYGGYNFAKDNATGGSFKTGLMIRRALRHESVHIAQECNDDNLINSSKGQEISPYKLNALRASVQLVGNPELEYEAYSMEDNPRKIISALKRFCF
- the dnaG gene encoding DNA primase, with the protein product MRNLRLHQRTLDSVKERADIVDVVGEHVVLKKKGKEFVGICPFHDDSRPSMTVSPAKQIYYCFSCGAGGNSIKFLMELNKQSFVEVVLDLARKYQLPIETLEGAQQERLRQDLSRREKLFKILSLTKGWFCNQLHHSTGSQALEYLQKDRRLSKGTIDGFELGFAPNRWDGLLRYMVDVENISTDLLIAVGLIVPRKGKDGFYDRFRNRLIVPIHDRQGRVIGFGGRSLDGSEPKYLNSPETEIFEKGKHLFGLNKAADTIRKVDKAIVVEGYFDVIALHAAGINNSVAALGTALSNQQIKQLCRCSDSKRIILNFDADRAGISAANRAIGEVEQLAMQGQLELRILQLPSGKDPDDYLQEHSAFDYKTLIEKSPLWIDWKIDQVLKGLDLSKADHFQKAVSGLVQLLGKLPQSALRSHYLQKVAELLSGGQARLALQLEEDLRTQIKGQRWHGRASRFELPSETSLRERTEAQIFRLYLHCPNHRASIRMELRQRELEDFALHHHRLLWVAISELEEAILGSTLLESIARGDNKGNELSEIDLPEKLLDQLVSNNNIALSSTLTCFLELNEFQLVSIENPLLQLQGTLAVLERQKSLKRCRHLIEAWSGQRLETLETCLSVLIEQEKQQPTEKYDMESKINEMFERLNIEALTFQELYYTERKHILYLDQQRCSLDQGKETITA
- a CDS encoding DMT family transporter, yielding MNLQISKENQKINTHGVFTLIGSALAFSLMTVCIKQLNGRIPVAELIFFRSLFSIITTRLMMIKDDINPWGANKKLLISRGLIGTAALFCVFKAVESLSLAAATIIQYTYPVFSAILAWPFLGEKIRSKIIFAIILGWIGIQVVVHPLWTSPSSQNLTFLPIGIALGGAFLTALAYVTVRKLSKSEHPLVIVFYFPLISIPVTLPFLFQQGVIPQGDEWIWILGIGVFTQLGQLLITQGLSLLPAGHAGSINYSQVFFASLWGTIFFSEPVTLYLVIGAACILLATLISLSDLPNF
- a CDS encoding cAMP phosphodiesterase — its product is MKFLLALACSLSFCSTALANESQAGFSRSRTCTRNEYREQYFPGTEKSPGYVKSWNETVEVPCKGSSANYKGAIPQDVDNNDCKEGSLIGGLLGAGLTMSGTRGKDRWWAVPAGGAAGAMIGCSIDGG
- the ruvA gene encoding Holliday junction branch migration protein RuvA, with product MISWLKGETIEHWRHGARVGVILNCSGIGYEIQLLSRNLKLLNGSNILTLWIHHVQREDGSTLIGFIDRADRDVFRKLISVSGVGTQLAIALLEANHAKKLVLAIVQKDSAHLTKSPGVGKRTAERLIIELNNKLSEFIKDEVDLQQKSCSSLDEDINSEIIDEVKSALLNIDYKDSEIETALKSLSIKLRSTKSGKEKKVTKPKSLDFETLLKETLVLINKETG
- the rpsO gene encoding 30S ribosomal protein S15; translated protein: MALNTQAKQEIINKHQTHGTDTGSAEVQVAMLSERITQLSKHLQSNLHDFSSRQGLLKMIGQRKRLLSYVKSKSLNRYNALVSKLGLRG
- a CDS encoding PAM68 family protein → MTEKYTKKKNVSSSNIAPKRVRKSSIPKEVANRMARRIAFTTGIPTFLGMGVFILSYWLIIKGITDVPPSITLTSSAIFFLTGLFGLSYGILSASWEEASGSLLGFENIRPNIKKMRSAFKPVNPSNE